TGTCCAGTTTGTCCGTACGGAGGGAGATGGCTTCCTTGCGGGCGGCTTCGATTTTTTGGTCAAGGATATTCAGGTAGGCGATGTTCTGCTGGATGGTGCTGGCCAGCAGCAGAGGCTGGAGACTGTCATCTGGTGGGGTTTGCAAAAGTTTATCACGCAGCGAAATAATCCTGGTGGTGTTTTCGTCAATCTCCCGGCGGCTTTTTTCGTATCCGGCCCGGGTCTCTTCGGCTACCGTAATTCCTTCTTCCAGAAAGACAACCTCTTTTTCCACCATTTTGAAGTCAGCATTAACGCGCTCGATCTCTCTTTTCAAACTATTCCTTTGCCGATCAAACAATTTGAACGCCTTTTTTTTCTGGTCAATATTCATTTCAACTTTTTTCTCCTGGACATCAACCATTTTAATATCTTCCGAGTATTCTTTGGTTGATTTTCCCAAGGAGCGTCTCTGAGCTTGCGGAATGGAAAGTTCTTTCCGGTTTGCCCCACGATCAGGATCATTGAGGAAATCGATAAAACCGGCCATAACTTTTTTCCCTTCATCCCGGTCCGGCCAGAAGAAGTACGCGGTCAGCTGGTCACCCCGACGGCTACTGGCAGCTTCGATTTTTGGAGCTTTATCTCCAAGGCCGGCTTCGCTCGCATAGGTATTAAAAACACCCCCGGTAAGCAGGCTTTTCAGGTCGGTGGTTTTCAGGTAAGGAATCGGATTACCTTTATCATCCCAGCGGCAGACGCCCGGTTTCAGTTGGGTGTAGATCCGGTAACTGGGAGTCGCCTGCAGAACCAGGACCACCGCCGCCGCGATGGTCAGAAAGGTTATGGCGGCAATAAGTATTTTCTGCCGCCAGAGGGGCCTGATAAGCTCCAGCAGATCAATTTCGTCTTCGGCAAGATACGGCTGCCGGGTATCCGGCTCTGGTTTCATTCCTTGTTTTTGTTCGTCATGTTCGGTCATGATTCTCCCACTTATCTCCGGTAATTAAAACAGGCGAGTACTGCTCGGTATATACGTAACTATTCAGCACATTGCATCGCT
The genomic region above belongs to Pseudomonadota bacterium and contains:
- a CDS encoding Wzz/FepE/Etk N-terminal domain-containing protein codes for the protein MTEHDEQKQGMKPEPDTRQPYLAEDEIDLLELIRPLWRQKILIAAITFLTIAAAVVLVLQATPSYRIYTQLKPGVCRWDDKGNPIPYLKTTDLKSLLTGGVFNTYASEAGLGDKAPKIEAASSRRGDQLTAYFFWPDRDEGKKVMAGFIDFLNDPDRGANRKELSIPQAQRRSLGKSTKEYSEDIKMVDVQEKKVEMNIDQKKKAFKLFDRQRNSLKREIERVNADFKMVEKEVVFLEEGITVAEETRAGYEKSRREIDENTTRIISLRDKLLQTPPDDSLQPLLLASTIQQNIAYLNILDQKIEAARKEAISLRTDKLD